The following proteins come from a genomic window of Malus domestica chromosome 02, GDT2T_hap1:
- the LOC103429769 gene encoding endoglucanase 14-like, producing the protein MRCVLAQCSLNSICICLLMFLLTTQNAVLGDIDYGDALTKSLLFYEAQRSGKLPSTQRVQWRGDSGLKDGSDAGVDLVGGYYDAGDNVKFGFPMAFTITMLSWSTLEFTKQLEAKDELSNALDAIKWGTDYLIKAHTTPNVLYGEVGDGDSDHECWQRPEDMTTPRTTFKIDEQHPGSDLAGETAAALAAASIAFKDKNPKYASDLLTHAKQLFEFARNHPGIYSNSISAAGKFYASSGYEDELLWAASWLHRATDDKTYLDNLGQAGNTGGARTVFAWDDKFIGAQVLVAKLVLEGKVDSAGAWGQYKSQAEQFICSCIQKGNNNVKKTPGGLLWFLPWNNLQYTSTAVFVATAYSEYLNAKHASIQCPGGIVKPSDLIALAQSQVDYILGSNPEGMSFMVGFGTKYPTQVHHRGASIVSIKENSAPVSCKAGFDLWFNKTSPNPNVLDGAIVGGPDENDGYSDSRSNFQMAEPATVSTAPLVGVLARLALVNW; encoded by the exons ATGAGGTGTGTTCTTGCTCAATGCTCCTTAAATTCAATTTGT ATTTGCCTTCTTATGTTTTTATTGACTACTCAAAATGCAGTTCTTGGTGATATAGACTATGGCGATGCTCTCACCAAGTCTTTGTTGTTTTACGAGGCTCAACGTTCCGGTAAATTGCCTTCCACGCAAAGAGTGCAATGGCGTGGAGATTCTGGGCTTAAAGATGGAAGTGATGCTGGT GTTGATCTTGTGGGAGGATATTATGATGCTGGTGACAATGTTAAGTTTGGATTTCCCATGGCATTCACAATAACAATGCTTTCATGGAGTACATTGGAGTTCACCAAACAACTCGAGGCCAAGGATGAGCTGTCAAATGCATTGGATGCCATCAAATGGGGAACGGATTATCTGATCAAAGCACACACTACGCCGAATGTCCTCTATGGTGAAGTTGGTGATGGTGATTCAGATCATGAGTGCTGGCAGAGACCCGAAGACATGACCACTCCGCGAACAACCTTTAAGATTGATGAGCAACACCCAGGATCTGACCTTGCCGGTGAAACTGCTGCTGCTTTGGCTGCAGCTTCCATTGCTTTCAaggataaaaaccctaaatatgcATCCGACCTTTTGACGCATGCAAAACAA TTATTCGAGTTTGCTCGCAATCACCCTGGCATTTATTCGAATAGCATTTCAGCAGCAGGAAAATTCTATGCCAGCAGTGGATATGAG GATGAGCTATTATGGGCTGCTTCATGGCTTCATCGTGCTACTGATGATAAAACCTACCTGGATAATCTTGGCCAAGCAGGCAATACTGGTGGTGCTAGAACTGTGTTTGCTTGGGATGACAAGTTTATTGGCGCACAAGTCCTTGTTGCAAAG CTTGTTTTGGAGGGCAAGGTAGACTCTGCAGGTGCATGGGGACAATACAAGAGCCAAGCTGAGCAATTCATTTGCTCTTGCATTCAAAAAGGTAACAACAATGTGAAGAAGACGCCTGGTGGGTTGTTATGGTTTTTGCCATGGAACAATCTTCAGTACACTTCAACTGCTGTATTTGTCGCAACCGCATATTCAGAGTACTTGAACGCCAAGCATGCCTCCATTCAATGCCCTGGGGGCATTGTCAAGCCGTCTGATCTTATTGCCTTGGCCCAGTCACAG GTGGACTATATCTTGGGATCGAATCCAGAGGGTATGAGTTTCATGGTTGGATTTGGGACAAAATATCCGACCCAAGTTCACCACAGAGGAGCATCCATTGTTTCAATCAAGGAGAATTCAGCTCCTGTTTCATGCAAAGCTGGGTTCGACTTGTGGTTCAACAAGACCTCGCCAAACCCGAATGTATTGGATGGAGCAATCGTTGGTGGCCCGGATGAGAATGATGGCTACTCAGATTCAAGGTCGAACTTCCAAATGGCTGAACCAGCAACTGTTTCTACAGCACCACTAGTAGGTGTCCTCGCTAGGCTTGCCTTAGTTAATTGGTAG